Below is a genomic region from Candidatus Methylomirabilota bacterium.
CCGCGGCGCCACGCGAATCATCGACGAGGCGATCGAGGTCGTTGCCTCCGCCTCGCGCATGGGCTTTGCCTGGGTCTCGATCGGCCAGCACTGGATCTCTCACCCCACGGTGTGGCCGCAGCCTTTCCCCATCCTGGCCCGGCTGGCCCCGGAGACCGGCCAGATGCGCCTCAAGACTTCGGTGCTCCTCCTGCCCATCGTCAATGCGGTCGAAGCAGCAGAGAACATCGTCACCCTGGACCACATCACGCATGGCCGGCTCGACGTCGGCGTGGCCATCGGCTATCGCGAGCGAGAGCTGGAAGCGGCCGGGCTCGCGCGCAAGGATCGCGTGCCCAAGCTCGAGGAGTCGCTGGCGCTCATGAAGCGCCTGTGGACCGGCGAGGAAGTCACCTTCCACGGCGCCTACACGAGCGTGACCAAGGCGCGCCTCGGCTTCACCCCGTATCAGCAGCCGCACCCACCGCTGGAGATGGGCGCGCAGAGCGAAGGGGCCACTCGCCGCGCCGCCCGCCTCACCGACGGCGTGTTCTTCGGACCGCAGGTCGCCTGGCGCGATATAGCCGGGCTCAGCAAGATCTTTCGCGGAGCGCGAGCCGAGGCCGGCACGCGTACGCCGGGCAGCGTGGGCGCCTCACGCAGCCTCATCGTGGCGGCCGACAAGACCGCGGCGCTGGCCACCGCGCGCGAATATCTCGAGAAGACCTTCGCGATGTACCGGCGCTGGGAGATGCAAGAGACGACCATGGTGCCGCTCCAGCTCGATTTCGACACCGCCCTCGACGAGTGGACGGTCAACGGCTCGCCCCGCGACTGCGTGGAGACGCTGGGCCGCGCCCGCGAGATGGGGCTCGACAAGGTCGGCTTCACGATCTATAGCCTGCCCCGCGAGGTGCGGGCGCGGATCGACTATCTCCAGATGATCGCCGAAGAGGTGGTGAAGCCGGCGGGAGCTCTCGCATGAGAAGGAGTCGCCGTGCGAGCCGCCCGTGAGATCGCCATCGCGGCCACGCCCGACAAGCTCTGGGCCCTCTTGTGGGACGTGCCGCGCATGGTCGAGTGCATGCCCGGCTGCGCCGAGGCCAAGGAGGTCGCGCCGCAGCAGCGCTACACGGCCCGCATGATCCAGAAGGTCGGCCCCATTCGTCTCTCGGTGCCGCTCGACGTCGAGATCCTCTCGGCCGTCTCGCCCCATCGGCTCGCTCTGCAAGCCAAGGGCCGCGATCCCGCCATCGGCGCCGAGATCAGCATGCAGGTGACGCTCGAGATCACGGAGCGCGAGGGGGCGAGCGTCCTCGCCATCGTCGCCGAAGGACGCATCCTCGGCACCCTCGGCTCGCTGGGGCACGGGGTCATCGAGCGCAAGGCCGGAGACATGCTGGACGAGTTCGGCGTCAGGCTTGGCCAGGCCGCGGGAGCCTGACCGCGTGCTGCGTCCCTTCACCCTCGACCGGCCCTCGACCCTGGACGAGGTCACGGATCTCCTCTCGGCCCATCCGTCGGAGTCCGTCCTCTACGCGGGGGGCACCGAGCTCTTGCTTCTCATGAAAGAGGGGTTGATCCGCCCTCGACGCTTGATCGACGTGAAGGCCGTGCGTGATCTCGAGGCGATCACGGCCGAGGACGGCACCCTGACCATCGGCGCCACCGTTCGCCATCGGGGCGTGGAGCGCTCCGCGCTCGTCCAGGAGCGCTGCCCGCTCGTGGCCG
It encodes:
- a CDS encoding FAD binding domain-containing protein; this translates as MLRPFTLDRPSTLDEVTDLLSAHPSESVLYAGGTELLLLMKEGLIRPRRLIDVKAVRDLEAITAEDGTLTIGATVRHRGVERSALVQERCPLVAGVARHVANVRVRNVGTVGGNLAFADPHSDLATLFLALDATLGLWSRRGTRDIALADFIRGPYE
- a CDS encoding SRPBCC domain-containing protein, whose protein sequence is MRAAREIAIAATPDKLWALLWDVPRMVECMPGCAEAKEVAPQQRYTARMIQKVGPIRLSVPLDVEILSAVSPHRLALQAKGRDPAIGAEISMQVTLEITEREGASVLAIVAEGRILGTLGSLGHGVIERKAGDMLDEFGVRLGQAAGA
- a CDS encoding LLM class flavin-dependent oxidoreductase, whose product is MKIGFHLTPFWSPTDRGATRIIDEAIEVVASASRMGFAWVSIGQHWISHPTVWPQPFPILARLAPETGQMRLKTSVLLLPIVNAVEAAENIVTLDHITHGRLDVGVAIGYRERELEAAGLARKDRVPKLEESLALMKRLWTGEEVTFHGAYTSVTKARLGFTPYQQPHPPLEMGAQSEGATRRAARLTDGVFFGPQVAWRDIAGLSKIFRGARAEAGTRTPGSVGASRSLIVAADKTAALATAREYLEKTFAMYRRWEMQETTMVPLQLDFDTALDEWTVNGSPRDCVETLGRAREMGLDKVGFTIYSLPREVRARIDYLQMIAEEVVKPAGALA